The genomic segment aggttaggttaaatttgggtaggttagattagattaggttaagtcAGATTCTTACTTATTACCCAGAAATGACGGTTATGTTCGGATACGAGTACGCATGCCGTACCCCTAACCGCGAGAAATCGGATATGGCTGCCGTACGCGTAGCCTCGGCCATTATCTGTATCCCCCCAGGGTGGAATTATACCTTGGGTGAAATAGCCCAAGGACACGCACCtgtccaaattttttttttttttttttttttttacttttttttacctttttttactttttttcactttttttttttttttttttttttttttacttttttttacctttttttactttttttcacttttttttttttttttttttaactttttcgaGGACTAAACTGAAATGGATTTTATTTATGTTAACAtagaatgacaaaatgataagataaatcgaatgataatcttgatattgatcatgataacggTAATAGCAACATAgtgatgatatagtaatgataagtaacctaataaatatgtaaaatcgaaaccaataataaccatgatgttaTCGACAACATTAATGATACAAATTCTGATCAGGTGCCAATTTGCAGTTATCCGAGCACCTGTTTTTCACTCTGCTTGCAATATGAAGAGACATATTGCAGTttcgtaaactttttttttcagtattcctGTGCCCTGCGTTCTCTCCTTATCATTCTAATTGCCTTTTATTCAATCTAAATGAAATCACTGAGATCATTGTCtacggtattatcattattctaagtattatcatcattattatcatggccgTTGTTGATATCATTCGCATTAATATTTCTCATTTTATGATAATATAGACACTACTTATGACCTacatagtgaaaaaaaaatatatatatatacacaaaaacacacacacaaaaacatataagcGGCTCCACCtcctacgcacaaacacacgcaaaactgCACGCACTCTCGTATATAAGTCCGTTTGCACACTAAAACGCACATTCGCTCACCCCTATACGATCCCTcttacaaatacgcacacacacacacacacacacacacacacacatacacacacatacacacacatcctccaacatgcacccacacacacacacacacacacacacacacacacacacacacacacacacacacacacacacatacatacacacatacacacacacacacacacacacacacacacacgcacacacacacacacacacacacacacacacacacacacacacacacacacacacacacacacacgcatcgccCAACAAGCACCCACACGCAAGCACAGATAGACTAACGAATGCCTATTAATAACTTACCTGTATTCGACAGAGCAATTATCAAATAATTTCtgtctcttaaaaaaaaagaataaagatagatagagagagagacagacagacagacagacagagagagagagatagagatagatagatagatagagagagagagagagagagagagagagagagagagaaatatatatatatatatatatatatatatatatatatatatatatatatatatagagagagagagagagagagagagagagagagagagagagaaagaaagagagagagggagagagacacagagagagagagagagagagagagagacagagagagagagagagcaattatcaaatattttctgtctcaaaaaagaaaaagaaaagacagagagagagagaagaaaggaagaaagaaaNNNNNNNNNNNNNNNNNNNNNNNNNNNNNNNNNNNNNNNNNNNNNNNNNNNNNNNNNNNNNNNNNNNNNNNNNNNNNNNNNNNNNNNNNNNNNNNNNNNNNNNNNNNNNNNNNNNNNNNNNNNNNNNNNNNNNNNNNNNNNNNNNNNNNNNNNNNNNNNNNNNNNNNNNNNNNNNNNNNNNNNNNNNNNNNNNNNNNNNNNNNNNNNNNNNNNNNNNNNNNNNNNNNNNNNNNNNNNNNNNNNNNNNNNNNNNNNNNNNNNNNNNNNNNNNNNNNNNNNNNNNNNNNNNNNNNNNNNNNNNNNNNNNNNNNNNNNNNNNNNNNNNNNNNNNNNNNNNNNNNNNNNNNNNNNNNNNNNNNNNNNNNNNNNNNNNNNNNNNNNNNNNNNNNNNNNNNNNNNNNNNNNNNNNNNNNNNNNNNNNNNNNNNNNNNNNNNNNNNNNNNNNNNNNNNNNNNNNNNNNNNNNNNNNNNNNNNNNNNNNNNNNNNNNNNNNNNNNNNNTCTTTCCCTTTCgtcgtctctttcctctcctttcatctttttccctttcatcatcattttccatctctttccctttcgtcatctctttccatctcttccctttcgtcatctctttccatctcttccctgtCATCGtcatctcttttcatctctttccctttcgtcgtctctttcctctcctttcatctttttccctttcatcatcattttccatctctttccctttcgtcatctctttccatctctttccctttcgtcatctctttccatctcttccctgtTATCGtcatctcttttcatctctttccctttcgtcgtctctttcctctcctttcatctttttccctttcatcatcattttccatctctttccctttcgtcatctctttccatctcttccctgtCATCGtcatctcttttcatctctttccctttcgtcgtctctttcctctcctttcatctttttccctttcatcatcattttccatctctttccctttcgtcatctctttccatctctttccctttcgtcacctctttccatctctttccctttcgtcgtctctttcctctcctttcatctttttccctttcatcatcattttccatctctttccctttcgtcatctctttccatctcttccctgtCATCGtcatctcttttcatctctttccctttcgtcgtctctttcctctcctttcatctttttccctttcatcatcattttccatctctttccctttcgtcatctctttccatctcttcccctttcgtcatctctttccacctcttccctgtTATCGTcatctctttccacctcttccctattatcgtcatctctttccatctcttccctgtTATCGtcacctctttccatctcttccctttcatcgtcatctctttccatctctttccctttcgtcatctctttccatctctttccctttcgtcatctctttccatctctttccctttcgtcatctctttccatctctttccctttcgtcatctctttccatctcttccctgttatcgtcatctctttccatctcttccctttcatcgtcATCTCTTTCCATATCTTCCCTGTTATCGtcatttctttccatctcttccctatATTCgtcatctctttccatctcttccttgtcatcgtcatcatctctttccatctcttccctgtcatcgtcatctctttccatctcttccctgttatcttcatctcttttcatctatttccctttcgtcgtctctttccatctcttccctgttatcgtcatctctttccatctcttccctgttatcgtcatctctttccatctcttccctgttatcgtcatctctttccatctcttccctgttatcgtcatctctttccatctcttccctgtCATCGTcatctctttccacctctttcctctcctttaatctttttccctttcatcgccatcatctctttccatctcttccctttcatcgccatctctttccacctctttcctctccttttatcattCCTCTCGATCAACAGGTGTGGATGGTGTTCTTGTTCCACGCGACGTCGGGCGTGTGCACTGGCATCATCATGGTCATCGCGCAGGTGTACGTGGCCGAGGTCTCTGTGCCGCGTATCAGGGGCGCCATCTCCTCGGCTCCGCTCCTCGCCTTCCAGGTTCTGTTCGTTGTTTCAGGAagtaataaagacaagaaaagaataaatgtgGTAGCTATTGAGGAAATGGTAGTTTGGAGTTTGAATGAGGTTGTTCTGGGGAGGTAGTTTGGATTTTGAATGAGGTTGTTCTGGGGAGGTAGTTTGGATTTTGAATGAGGTTGTTCTGGGGAGGTAGTTTGGTTTGAATAAGGTTGTTCTAGGGAGGTAGTTTGGTTGTTTTGAGGTGGGAGGGTTGTTCTGGTGGCATGGCGGGAGTCTTCCCCCGTGGCAGGATAGTGATTTGCAGTTTTGTCACGGGCGAGAAATGAGAGGAATAATGAGCCTCGTGTTTCCCCGCAGGTTGGCTGTCTCCTGTGCTTCCTGCTGGGCGAAATCCTCGTGTGGAAGAACCTGGCGATTGTCGGGATCTGCACGACGATGCCCTTCTTCGTGTCCGTCGTGCTGTGCATGCCGGAGTCGCCAAGGTTCCTCATCCACGTTCGCCCCAACGACGCGCTCTCGACGCTCCAGTGGCTGCGCGGCGTCGATAACGACGTCATGGAGGAGTACCACGAGATCACCAACAGCTGCGAGATCGACCGGTGGAGGATCGCCTGCGAGGACCTCATCCGACCCACGTTCTGGCGCCCGCTGCTCATCTCCTGCGGCCTCATGTTCCTCTACAACATGACCGGCGTGGCGAGCTTCACGCTCTACGGCATGGAGCTCTTCTCCAAGATCTCGAGCTCGTACAACAACGCGGCCTACTTCATCGTGACGGTCGTGCTCATCGTCGCCATCACCCTCTCGGCGCTGCTCGTCGACCACATCGGCAGGAagctcctcctgctgctctccCTCACCATCATGGCGGCCTCGGCCTTCGTGCtcggcctcttcctcttcctcaaggACCTGCACAAAGTCGAGAACTACTTCACGTACCAGTGGATCGCCGAGGTCTTCTGCGTGGTGCTGTTCACGTTCGCCCACGGGACGGGCGTGGGGCCCATCGCCTGGGTCACCCTCGGCGAGATCTTCGGCTCCCGCCAGAAGTGGATCGGCGTGTCCGCGGCGTCCATGGTCATGTGGTCGTCCATGCTCGCCGTCGACGTGGTGTTCCACAAGATCCGCGTTGCCGTGGCGACCGGCGGCATCTTCTGGTTCCACTGCGTCGTCTGCGTCGCCGGCTACATATTCGTCCTCGTGTGCTTCCGCGAACTGAAGGAGCAGCGGATCGATGACATCACCAAGTCATTTACGAGGAAACACGATAATCTGATTGAAACTTTCATTGCCAGACTGTAAGGCATTTTCTCCTCCCGAAGGACCGAGAAAGGGGTGGGACGATGAGGAGACGTggaaagaagagtaaaagagacagagatggtgATAGAAAGAATcaggggagaaagtgagacagactgaccgacagacagacagacaagcagggacagaaaaagagagatccagacacacagacagacagagactgaggaaatgacaaataaacagagagagcgagcgagacagagaaatgCAATAATAAATCTTTCCCCTTTATACTTGAAATATTACATACTGATTCATACATTATGTACCGGaaagatatacatgtaaatatgtacatacattaaacAGGTTTGAATATCAAAGAATAAATCAAACCtgtttttactctattttttattcttgactttttttaatgtgttgtttctattgttttcttcagttttctcctggtttatttctatatctacctttatttattttgtatattttgtagaCGTAGGACATTTTTGTTAGATGAGAGCTAGTGAAgtatcttttaattatcattaaaacgtatgcttaattatcataataaccaaaaGAAGTGTCATCAACATACATTGCACCGAACGACTGTTATAAatcaaaatcaataaaagaaaaaaatatatatgaaatattctaACCTGTGGACTGATGGTTTGACAGCAACATGGACAGATCAAATATAAGGCAATTTTTATGCATATCGAAATATCAGCCTTAGTTGGCTTTTATATTcgtttgtgtacacacgcacgcgaggCACACGACCAGAAAAACATACACGTatgcactaacacacatacacaagcacacacatgcgaaaacacacacgcacaaacgtacatacaaacacaaacacacaaacgcacacacaggcacgcatacacatacaaaagcacacaaTATACAAATACACCCACAAAGCAAATTCTTAAAGCAGCCGCTTTTACGCCCGCCACACCACCGAAACAACCCCGCCCTCTGTCGGAAACGAGTCTGGTTCGAATTGCAAATAACAGATGGCGCGCACACGTCACCCACGGCCGAACGCGCGTCAATGCAAAAAGAGCAGTCCGAGAGACCCAAAAAAAACGCTATCTATGCTTCCCGACGAGCGAGCAGCTGAGTCAGGCAGATGTCAACACGGTGGGCTGACTCACGcccatgaaaaaaaaggaaaaacctcTCTGACCCTCACGAAGGCTAAGCTGCAGAGTGCGAGGGGTCGGCGGTTGCGGTTTCTCAGTGTTTATCCCACTCGGAAGAGCAGCTTTGGGCGGACTTGTAAGTGCAGGAGGTCaggaggcggggcggggaggcTCGCGGCCGTAGCTGGTGTGTGCACTGGCCGAGGCGACATGCATACACGtggccgtttgtgtgtgtgtgtatgtgtgtgtgtgtgtgtgtgtgtgtgtgtgtgtgtgtgtgtgtgtgtgtgtgtgtgtgtgtgtgtgtgtgtgtgcgcgcgtgcgtgcgtgcgtgtccgtgtgcgtgtgcgtatgtgtgtctgtgtctgtgtgcctgtgtttgtgtgcgcatgagaatagatagataaatacataattaaatagctagttagaagaaaagatgaacatccacacaaataacaaaatagatttaaaaaaagacacacataacCAGACAAAACAGACCAATACACATCCTGACATATCTATGGACAGATGACACCACACATTGCACAGACCCGCTTCAGCCATGAGGATCTCCACTGACCCTTGACCTCACCCGCCTGGAGCTctcctgtgtgcgcgtgtgtcatgtgtgccaaataaaaggaaaaccacTTTGGACggatttttatggtaattatttcACGTAttgtaatggtgtgtgtgtatatatatgtatatatatatatatatatatatatatatatatatatatatatatatatatgcatatatctatctatctatctatttatatatatatatatatatatatatatatatatatatatatatatatatatatataaacacacacacacatgaatatatatacatatacatatgaacatatatatgtatatttatttatctatatatacatacatatgtgtgcgtgtgtgtatatatacacacacacacttatatatatatatatatatatatatatatatatatatatatatatatatatatatatatgtatatatatatatatatatataatatatatatatatatatatatatatatatatatatatacacgaatatttacatatatgaatatatgtataatatgtttatagatacatatatatgtatgtatatatatacatatgtatatatatgtatatatatatatatatgtatatatatatatatatatgtatatatatatgtatatatatatcttatatatatatatatatatatatatatatatgtatatatacacatacatatttatataaatatatatatatatatatatattcatatatatatgtatgtatatctgtttatgtatatatatatatatatatatatatatatatatatatatatatgtatatttacacacacacacacatctctctacttctctctctctctctctctctctctctctctctctctctctctctctctctctctatatatatatatatatatatatatatatatatatatatatatatatatatatatatatatatgtaagtatatatataatatatacatatgtgtatatgtgcatgtatatatgtgtatgtatgtatgtatatatatacatacatacatatatatatatatatatatatatatatatatatatatatatatatatatatatatatatatatatatatataagcacacacttgCATCTGTACCTTTGGtatttctacctgtctatctatctgtctatttatatcggTGGTAAAGTCTACTCGGGGGAAGCTTAGCGTTAAGCTGAAACGTAGAACCAATGCAGCTTAAAAATTTGTTTCGTTCTGTTTtatattcagtaaaaaaaaaaacaacagccagAGAAACTGAAAAACATTCGGGTGCAAAGCAATTAAGAATCTCAGAATGTCTATTTTTCTAAAATTAGGGAAGAATTGGACAGAATTACGAAAGGTTTGTGTTGAAATGGGGTAGATGTATGTTTTTGCAACGCGTTCAGGAATTTATTGCTGAAGTTGACGTATATCTGGTCTAATATATTTCAGCCTTGTCTGTCTATAAGGATAACTATTGATATTCTGTTATCTATAAAGTTCTAATTCTGATAAAGGCGaagaatatatttaaaaaattcaTGGAAACGTATTTTCTTATTAGTGTATAGAAGGTATTTCAATATTAAAGCTACAGTAATTCTGATAAAGGCGaagcataaataaaaaatcttcatggaaacgtatttttttattagtgtatAGAAGGTATTTCAATAATAAAGCTACAGTAATTCTGATAAAGGCGAAGCATAAATCAAAAATCTTCTGGGAAacgtatttcttttattattgtatagAAGGTATTTCAATAATAAAGCTACAGTAATTCTGATAAAGGCTAAGCATATATCAAAAAAACTTCATGGAAacgtattttttaaattattgtataGAAGGTATTTCAATAATAAAGCTACAGTAATTCTGATAAAGGCGAAGCATAAATCAAAAATCTTCAGGGAAacgtacttttttattattattgtatagaaGGTATTTCAATAATATACAGGCATAAGAATCTGACGTCAGACCGCGGTGGGAACGAAGCCAAAGCAGACTGCAGATCTGAACGTCTACGAGGAAGGCTAAGGAACGGGTGAAGGAAAGCGACCTCTTGGGGCGAATGGATCAGCACTTTCTTTCTATCAGTCATCTATAAATCTTCCTTCAATTTCAGGCCACTCCCAGTTACCATGCATTGCGAGGGATGTCGTCAATTCCTTGCTTTTTTGGAGATGTTAtagctttgtttgtttatcatccGACTCTTTGGGGAATGGGTAtaaatgaggatgaatatcttcacaatacaagagatgtatttgattgaTTTCTAACATATCTTCGAATTTGTCTTTCTTACATTCAtgtcggtcaaatacatctctggtATAGTGAAGACACTCATTCTccttcatacatttttttctatttgtcaacacgaatacggttcacCCGCCTCTTAACTCAGTATcaccaaaaatagtaatgaaatagactaagaagtaaaaaagaaggatTTCCCGTCAGCATTTATGGCTGACAGTCGACCTGGAGTGGCTGTCGACCCTCGTTCTTTGCTGCCAGTCTCGACCGCCAGTGATACGTGGAAATTCATCGACAAATGGAGTGCGTTGGCTCAGGTCTAAATGTAGACccatttttccttgtttttttctcagtAGCTTGCCTTAATCTCTCGCCTTGTGCCCTAATTGTTTTTTCTGGGAACATCCGTTCAGGACAAAGAGCACGTTCGCCTCCTCACCTCCAAGGCTAGTTGTAGCTAGTGTCCCGAAATAGGCCGAGGTTGGGGTTATTTGGGCTGAGGAGAGACCACTTTCCCGCACCTCTCGTGTTTTCCTTTGTTGGTCAGTTTTTCCTGGTGTCTATTGTTGGTCGTCTCGGAACTGCATCCATAAGGCACATTTGTTGACAAGGAACATGAACAAGCAAGGTTTGGTTCGGTTTGCTTTGTCTTGCCGAAGAACAGTGCTACTACACAATTTGCTAGAAACTTAGATAAGAATCTTTTACATATTAATTAATACAGAAAGTTATGGAAAACAAGATGAAACATCGTCCACACATTTTAGGGCAACATTATAAAAGAATAATAGCCGCTATTTGCTCTTCCTAGCCAAGTTTACAGTGAAAATAAATCCTAGGATACTCTTAATACAATAATCAGTAGCTGGTACTTATTTTCTAGAGAATGATATAGCTATTAATAAAACCCAGTTGATGCTTCCGGCCGGCACAGATATGTCCACAACTTAGTAGTTTATATTATCTTTTAAAATCAATTTAATAAGAGAATTTCATCAAAATCGCCCATTTCTGTCAGCCATGTTggcggtttgtttacatttgagaAGTCATGTAACTGCAGCAAGCTTTCTCTGGAGGTATTTTAAAAATGCTTGGTTTGCTTACGAAACCAGACCAGGATATCTGCCCAAGTTGTCAAAAACAGGGATGAGCAAGATGTTTCAAGATTTCCCAAGGTAAATTGAAATATCTTGCCTCTAAGTTGGGGGAAACTTGCTAAACATTTAATGCAAGTCTAGTATTGTCTCTCAGTAAACAGGAAAATGAATAAACTATTTTGCATTTTAATTCTGAAGGAAAATGTGTTTGccgtgtttttcttttattctctttaccCTAATAAGCAAATATATCatatagaaataatgaaacaaaatattgagaaatatttataatgtcatttttattttctggaGTGATCAGTATTTCACATTTATTCAACAATCATTTCATCTGGTGTTCATTTAAGCCAAGGAAACAAGCTTGCGTACTTTAACACGTATTTTATTTGGTATATTGGTAAGGctgatttgcacacacacacacacacacacacacacatatatatatatatactgtaatattGTGTGTGTCAGCAGTCTGTTTACCATACCGAACCCATACTAATTTCACTGTTTAAAACATTTACCATAAATTAGATAGACCTACAATTTTTAAATTCCAATGAGCCGACCTCAATACACTGTACGTATGACGTGTGATGTATGACTAAACACTTAATCATTTGCTTATATTGATGacacaaaaaagaacaataataacgacaaagaaaaataattcacTTACCATCTGTGATTCCATCTGAATTCTGAGACATATCTGTCGTTCTCAAAAGTGTCTCAGCCTGGAAATTGTCTTGGGTTTTGTTTGAGATGTTTTTTATACTCTcaaccaaagacacacacatacacacacacacacacacacacacacacacacacacacacacacacacacacacacacacacacacacatgtttgtgtgtgtatgcgtgcttgcgTCCGTGCGTACGAGTgcgagtgtgttagtgtgtgtgtgtgtgtgtgcgtgcgtgtgtatgtgtgtgtgtgtatatatgtatgtatacacatatacattcatatgtgtgtgtgttttatgcttctgtgtgcatgtatgcatatatatatacatatatatttatatatgtgtgtgtgtgcgtgtgtgtgtatgtatgtatgtacgtatgtatgtatgtatggtctaAGATAATCTGAAAGGAATTTGAGACGTTGTTGCTGGCTCAGACGATTTGGCTGTCTGAGAACTTTCGTGGATACTGCTGCAGTTGATGAAATTAGATCTGCATTAAAGTATCTAATTAAACTTccttgactgtgtatgtgtgtgtgtgtgtgtgtgtgtgtgtgtgtgtgtgtgtgtgtgtgtgtgtgtgtgtgtgtgtgtgttttgtgtgtgtgtgtgtgtgagagagagaaagagagagatagatagagagaggagggagaggagaggagaggagaggagagaagaggagagagagatagatagatagagagagagagacatagatagagagagagagagacagagatagagagagagagagagacagtgaaagaaagacagacagacagacagagaaagaggagatgagagagaaagagatagagatagagagagagagagagtgagagagaggaagagggagagagagagagagagagagtaaa from the Penaeus vannamei isolate JL-2024 chromosome 1, ASM4276789v1, whole genome shotgun sequence genome contains:
- the LOC113806822 gene encoding facilitated trehalose transporter Tret1 (The sequence of the model RefSeq protein was modified relative to this genomic sequence to represent the inferred CDS: added 165 bases not found in genome assembly) — translated: MRPSLGAWKTYVYLLGCLAGGFFSGCLANYGRKVVLLLTMVPLALSWLFVIFAMQVWMVFLFHATSGVCTGIIMVIAQVYVAEVSVPRIRGAISSAPLLAFQVGCLLCFLLGEILVWKNLAIVGICTTMPFFVSVVLCMPESPRFLIHVRPNDALSTLQWLRGVDNDVMEEYHEITNSCEIDRWRIACEDLIRPTFWRPLLISCGLMFLYNMTGVASFTLYGMELFSKISSSYNNAAYFIVTVVLIVAITLSALLVDHIGRKLLLLLSLTIMAASAFVLGLFLFLKDLHKVENYFTYQWIAEVFCVVLFTFAHGTGVGPIAWVTLGEIFGSRQKWIGVSAASMVMWSSMLAVDVVFHKIRVAVATGGIFWFHCVVCVAGYIFVLVCFRELKEQRIDDITKSFTRKHDNLIETFIARL